A DNA window from Plasmodium vinckei vinckei genome assembly, chromosome: PVVCY_10 contains the following coding sequences:
- a CDS encoding 40S ribosomal protein S25, putative, producing MPPKERKTKEQIAAAAAASGRSKKKKWGKGKNKEKLNHAVFIDKSLQSKILEVQNMKVITPSTISDKYKVNLSVARSVIKYLAEKNLIKEVCIQSHCQKLYTKVA from the exons a TGCCTCCTAAAGAAAGAAAGACGAAAGAGCAGATTGCCGCAGCAGCAGCAGCATCAGGAAGaagcaaaaaaaag AAATGGGGTAAGGGAAAAAATaaggaaaaattaaatcacGCTGTTTTTATTGATAAATCTTTACAATCCAAAATTTTGGAAGTTCAAAACATGAAAGTTATTACCCCCTCAACTATATCggataaatataaagtcAACTTAAGTGTCGCTAGATCcgttattaaatatttagctgaaaaaaatttaattaaggAAGTTTGCATTCAAAGCCACTgccaaaaattatatacaaaagtTGCTTGA